A DNA window from Arachis hypogaea cultivar Tifrunner chromosome 18, arahy.Tifrunner.gnm2.J5K5, whole genome shotgun sequence contains the following coding sequences:
- the LOC112772874 gene encoding uncharacterized protein isoform X1 yields MDDTSVNEHAPHHAPPAPLVSVAPFSTTGRRLSATFQRRSRIPVPSDKPPVAWISLQGRLVNAENASSARTVGLTGEEALAWELFTPVQRFLLVAVIAVAVSESKKNKQIWNLKKSVELRDQVLSSMQQKLDDLCEQLNGTKELSTAAFNKLSNKDGELQSSEAFGAEKIKFVDCGCWHCEQHYDLFNELQGASVTRDSIGNEFIQCKNSFSNEEQEERRMSDLSDWASSVTSSAEIQLNNLVVEQDIYNLKRDCEEKDATIKDLTTLMKSSEAANYKRAAELEDIIRRKNSTISKLKKDLVVLEQKVMQLTRERRASFTAGESNGSSVLPQMRDNLIYDMDSTSSPSSSDSDSIPINNARDTPHYLPSAKNQKSAPAKVSRSRSVSPLKEVSSNRKFNAASSSSQKQLSVRGDLKKSRRRSLGGAKNASGHKRWM; encoded by the exons ATGGACGATACTTCTGTAAATGAACACGCTCCTCACCACGCGCCTCCTGCGCCTCTCGTATCAGTAGCTCCCTTCTCCACCACCGGTCGCCGCCTCTCTGCCACCTTCCAACGGCGGTCCAGGATCCCTGTCCCTTCGGATAAGCCTCCGGTGGCGTGGATATCCCTGCAGGGACGGCTGGTTAACGCGGAGAATGCCAGCTCAGCTAGAACCGTTGGGCTAACCGGAGAGGAAGCGCTTGCGTGGGAGCTCTTCACACCTGTTCAGAGGTTTCTGTTAGTTGCGGTTATTGCCGTTGCGGTTTCTGAGTCCAAGAAGAATAAGCAGATATGGAACCTTAAGAAGTCCGTTGAGCTTAGG GACCAGGTGCTATCAAGCATGCAGCAGAAGCTTGACGATCTTTGTGAGCAGTTAAACGGCACTAAAGAGCTCTCAACTGCTGCCTTCAACAAATTATCAAACAAGGATGGAGAATTGCAATCGAGTGAGGCGTTTGGCGCTGAGAAAATCAAGTTTGTTGATTGTGGTTGTTGGCATTGTGAACAACATTATGACCTTTTCAATGAATTG CAGGGTGCATCTGTTACAAGAGACTCCATTGGAAATGAGTTTATCCAATGCAAGAATTCTTTTTCTAATGAAGAACAAGAGGAACGAAGAATGTCTGATTTGTCAGATTGGGCTTCAAGTGTCACCTCTTCTGCAGAGATTCAG TTAAACAACTTGGTTGTAGAACAAGATATTTATAATCTTAAGAGGGATTGTGAAGAGAAAGATGCAACAATTAAGGATCTAACCACCCTGATGAAATCCTCTGAGGCTGCTAATTACAAG AGGGCTGCTGAACTAGAAGACATCATACGTAGGAAGAATTCGACGATCTCAAAATTAAAGAAGGATTTGGTGGTTCTAGAACAAAAG GTTATGCAGCTTACCAGAGAACGTCGAGCCTCCTTCACTGCCGGTGAATCCAACGGTAGCAGTGTGCTGCCTCAAATGAGGGACAATCTCATCTATGATATGGATAGCACTAGCAGTCCTTCATCTTCCGATTCAGATAGTATTCCAATCAACAATGCAAGAGATACTCCACATTATTTGCCTTCAGCAAAGAATCAGAAATCTGCCCCTGCAAAAGTATCTAGATCTCGATCCGTGAGTCCTCTTAAAGAAGTTTCAAGTAACAGGAAATTCAATGCAGCTTCCTCTTCGAGCCAAAAGCAACTGTCAGTTCGTGGGGACttgaaaaagagtagaagaaggtcTCTTGGTGGGGCTAAGAATGCATCTGGACATAAGAGATGGATGTAA
- the LOC112772874 gene encoding uncharacterized protein isoform X2 yields MDDTSVNEHAPHHAPPAPLVSVAPFSTTGRRLSATFQRRSRIPVPSDKPPVAWISLQGRLVNAENASSARTVGLTGEEALAWELFTPVQRFLLVAVIAVAVSESKKNKQIWNLKKSVELRDQVLSSMQQKLDDLCEQLNGTKELSTAAFNKLSNKDGELQSSEAFGAEKIKFVDCGCWHCEQHYDLFNELGASVTRDSIGNEFIQCKNSFSNEEQEERRMSDLSDWASSVTSSAEIQLNNLVVEQDIYNLKRDCEEKDATIKDLTTLMKSSEAANYKRAAELEDIIRRKNSTISKLKKDLVVLEQKVMQLTRERRASFTAGESNGSSVLPQMRDNLIYDMDSTSSPSSSDSDSIPINNARDTPHYLPSAKNQKSAPAKVSRSRSVSPLKEVSSNRKFNAASSSSQKQLSVRGDLKKSRRRSLGGAKNASGHKRWM; encoded by the exons ATGGACGATACTTCTGTAAATGAACACGCTCCTCACCACGCGCCTCCTGCGCCTCTCGTATCAGTAGCTCCCTTCTCCACCACCGGTCGCCGCCTCTCTGCCACCTTCCAACGGCGGTCCAGGATCCCTGTCCCTTCGGATAAGCCTCCGGTGGCGTGGATATCCCTGCAGGGACGGCTGGTTAACGCGGAGAATGCCAGCTCAGCTAGAACCGTTGGGCTAACCGGAGAGGAAGCGCTTGCGTGGGAGCTCTTCACACCTGTTCAGAGGTTTCTGTTAGTTGCGGTTATTGCCGTTGCGGTTTCTGAGTCCAAGAAGAATAAGCAGATATGGAACCTTAAGAAGTCCGTTGAGCTTAGG GACCAGGTGCTATCAAGCATGCAGCAGAAGCTTGACGATCTTTGTGAGCAGTTAAACGGCACTAAAGAGCTCTCAACTGCTGCCTTCAACAAATTATCAAACAAGGATGGAGAATTGCAATCGAGTGAGGCGTTTGGCGCTGAGAAAATCAAGTTTGTTGATTGTGGTTGTTGGCATTGTGAACAACATTATGACCTTTTCAATGAATTG GGTGCATCTGTTACAAGAGACTCCATTGGAAATGAGTTTATCCAATGCAAGAATTCTTTTTCTAATGAAGAACAAGAGGAACGAAGAATGTCTGATTTGTCAGATTGGGCTTCAAGTGTCACCTCTTCTGCAGAGATTCAG TTAAACAACTTGGTTGTAGAACAAGATATTTATAATCTTAAGAGGGATTGTGAAGAGAAAGATGCAACAATTAAGGATCTAACCACCCTGATGAAATCCTCTGAGGCTGCTAATTACAAG AGGGCTGCTGAACTAGAAGACATCATACGTAGGAAGAATTCGACGATCTCAAAATTAAAGAAGGATTTGGTGGTTCTAGAACAAAAG GTTATGCAGCTTACCAGAGAACGTCGAGCCTCCTTCACTGCCGGTGAATCCAACGGTAGCAGTGTGCTGCCTCAAATGAGGGACAATCTCATCTATGATATGGATAGCACTAGCAGTCCTTCATCTTCCGATTCAGATAGTATTCCAATCAACAATGCAAGAGATACTCCACATTATTTGCCTTCAGCAAAGAATCAGAAATCTGCCCCTGCAAAAGTATCTAGATCTCGATCCGTGAGTCCTCTTAAAGAAGTTTCAAGTAACAGGAAATTCAATGCAGCTTCCTCTTCGAGCCAAAAGCAACTGTCAGTTCGTGGGGACttgaaaaagagtagaagaaggtcTCTTGGTGGGGCTAAGAATGCATCTGGACATAAGAGATGGATGTAA
- the LOC112771762 gene encoding transcription factor bHLH122: MESDLQAPSSNGLTRYRSAPSSYFTDIIDREFYEHIFNRPSSPETERVFSRFMNSLRDDAAPEDDSLHLDSSSVKEEHDITPSQPLLFQHHQQQQQQNNVNSFNYQSTSRPPLPNQNQNLASSGGVEGVYSNNNNNNNRLPQTKNQSNLVRHSSSPAGLFSQIHIENGYVVDMRGMGTLGAVNKSVEEVKFSSSRTRRLKNPQNYSSSASGRMSSIAEIGNRDSREDNPDAEAFGETQGEDFITELAPWDDSVAVNDIVAGLKRFRDDDVKPFSSGLNAAETQNESRGQQAAPLAHQMSLPNTSAEMAAIEKFLQFSDSVPCKIRAKRGCATHPRSIAERVRRTKISERMRKLQDLVPNMDKQTNTADMLDLAVDYIKDLQKQVETLSDCQAKCTCSSKPQQ; this comes from the exons ACACGGTACCGATCGGCACCGAGTTCATACTTCACGGACATAATTGACCGCGAATTCTACGAGCACATTTTCAACCGTCCGTCAAGTCCAGAAACAGAGCGAGTCTTCTCCAGGTTCATGAACAGTCTCCGTGACGATGCTGCACCTGAAGACGATTCACTCCATCTCGATTCTTCTTCTGTCAAAGAAGAACACGATATCACTCCCTCGCAACCTCTTCTCTTTCAACACcaccagcagcagcagcagcagaacAACGTCAATAGCTTCAACTATCAAAGCACGTCGAGACCGCCGTTGccgaatcagaatcagaatcttgCTTCCTCCGGTGGTGTAGAAGGAGtgtattctaataataataataacaataatcggTTGCCGCAGACGAAGAATCAATCTAATCTTGTTAGGCACAGTAGCTCACCTGCTGGACTATTTTCCCAAATTCACATTGAAAATG GGTATGTTGTTGATATGCGAGGGATGGGAACTTTAGGAGCAGTAAATAAGAGTGTGGAAGAAGTGAAGTtctcttcttcaaggacaaggaGGTTGAAGAATCCACAGAACTACTCCTCCTCCGCCTCCGGGAGAATGTCTTCAATAGCTGAGATTGGCAATAGGGACAGCAGAGAAGACAATCCAGATGCTGAAGCTTTTGGGGAAACCCAGGGCGAGGATTTCATCACGGAGTTGGCGCCCTGGGATGATTCTGTCGCCGTGAATGACATTGTTGCTGGTCTAAAAAGATTCAGAGATGATGATGTGAAGCCATTTTCTTCTGGTTTGAATGCAGCTGAGACTCAG AACGAAAGTAGAGGACAGCAAGCTGCTCCTTTGGCTCATCAAATGAGTTTGCCAAATACTTCAGCTGAAATGGCAGCCATTGAGAAGTTCTTGCAATTTTCAGATTCTGTTCCGTGCAAAATTCGTGCCAAGAGAGGCTGTGCCACTCACCCAAGAAGCATTGCAGAGAGG GTTAGAAGAACTAAAATAAGTGAGCGTATGAGGAAACTACAAGATCTGGTGCCTAACATGGACAAG CAAACAAACACAGCAGACATGTTGGATTTGGCTGTCGATTACATCAAAGACCTTCAAAAGCAAGTTGAG ACGCTTTCAGACTGTCAAGCTAAGTGTACGTGTTCTTCCAAGCCACAGCAATAA